The sequence GTTAGCACTAACACGGCTTTCAATTTGAGATACTTGAGTCACCCCCCGAAATTGGTGGCCATCTTCGTTGACCCAGCGCCGGTTTAGACTGGCACTAACTCGGGCTCCTGTGTCGGTTCCATAACCGATACCATATTGATACTGGTTTCTGTAATTTGCGCTGGATTTAACCTCAATAGGCACCTGCTGATTTTCCGATTCATCCCACTGCGGACTGACTTGCACTTGAGAAAAGTAGCCACTGTCGAGTAACCCGACTTGTAAATTGCTGAGTTCCTGACTGGTGTAGCCTTCCCCCTGCTTAAACGGAACATATCGTTGCAGTAGTTCGTCATTGAGAATGTCTTGCTCAAAGTTAACAGGGCCAAACTGATATCGCCGTCCAGACTCAAAAACAACATCGATATTAGCTGTATTTTGGTCGACATCAATAATGACATCGTGTTTTTCAAATCGGGCATCGTGGTAACCGCGCCGGCTTGCCAGTGACAATAAGCGAGACTTTAATTCCTCATATTCTTGATGAATAAAGCGATGTTCGGGCTTTAGTTTGCTCCCATCTAACAAAGACTGAAAGCGAGCATCGTCCTCAGCATCTCCTTTTATCGCCCAATTATTTGTGGCAATGCGCACTGGTTCATTTAAGACAACGTCGTAAGACGCTATCCACCCATCTTCAACACTTTCTAGTTGAGCATTCACTTCAACCTGATAATATCCATAAGGGCGCAATGCTTTTTGAATGTCGTTGGGCGCTTGTCGATGTAGATACCGGACTCGATAATCAGCGTAAGTGTTGCTGCCATTCAGTCGGGCTATCTGTAGTAGCGTCATGACATTGTCATACGCTTTACCTTCGACACCCGATACTCTTACTTCGACAGAAGCAAAAGTCAGACAACTGAAAAATAAGCTACCAGCAATTAGAATACAGCGAATGTAAAGCATTGACGTGTTTTACCATAAAAAAGATGACAACATAATCTCATTGTTTGAGACTCTGTGTCACCCATCGGGTTCAACTTGGAGAAATTATGGCGATAGAAATTACAACAGCAGAGAAACGGCTATTACAAAAGGTTAGTATACCGCCACGACCACAGACTCTGTTAACTGTTAGTAGTGAAGCCAAAAAAGAGGAACCCGATGTATCTGTTATTGCTGATGCTATCGCATCGGATATGGGTATTGCTGCTGCGGTTTTGCAAGTTGTAAACTCAGCTGCTTATCGGCGTGCAAAAGAAATTGATTCAATTCAGCAAGCGGTCATGACGCTGGGTTTTCGACGCGTCTTTCCGATTGTAAAAGCGGTTGCATTAAAGTCAGCGCTGAAGTCGGACTATGATCTCAATGAGTTTTGGCGTTATAACGAATGGGTGGCGAGTGCTTGTGTGATGGTTTCCGAAGCTGTCGGTAAGCCGGAGCTGCGAGATCATGCTTACATGCTTGGTCTTTTTCAAAGCTCAGGTATTCCTGTCATGTTGTCAGAGTTTGATGAAGAATATTCAGAGCTATTGGATGCTTCAAGTAGCCAACCATGGCCTGAAATTATCGAACAAGAGCAGCGCAAGTTTAATACAACCCACACAACAATGGGGGCGTTACTCGCTCAGCAGTGGAAGCTCCCCAAAATTGTTGTCGAAGTTATTTATTATTTGTTCGATGACAGCTCTGTTTTTTTAACATCGAGTGAGCTGTCGGGGCTTGCGTTGGATTTGCTAGGCATATTAAAAATATCCCGTTATGCGATAGACCTAAGAACGCGTAGCTTGGCAGGACAAGATGAATGGCAGTCAGTGCAGGACGGAGTACTGGAACACTTTCAAATCGATGAGTTTAAAGTGGAAGAAATTATTGAGCTAGTTCATGAAGAACTGTTCGATACCGATCATTAGTTTTGCTGGTTAAATTATCTGCAAACGACAGAGTTAGAGCCAATAAGTACTTGTGCCGCGGTTTGTTGTCGGTATAATCCATGCCTCAAGAGTTAGGGGCGTAGTTCCAACTGGCAGAACAGCGGTCTCCAAAACCGACGGTTGGGGGTTCGAATCCCTCCGCCCCTGCCAACTCTTCACTAGTCTTATTTATTCTGCTCAATTACACTACATTCATATCTTTTAGTACTTACTTTGGTAATTCATCTATACGGTAACTTTTATGAATGCTCAGTGGACTTCTCAGCAAATGCAGGCATTAGCCGCTATGAATATCCCACTTTGGGAAAAAGCGCCTGAGCCAAAAGGTCAATATTTTTATAAGTTGGGCTCTTATCATTTAGTTGGCGAGACACAATTACCGGTTGAGCTACCGCAGTGGTTTAAAGACTTTTGCTTATGCGTCGGTGAGCGACCGGTAGCGGTTAAAATAACGGAACTATCAGATAACTGCCTCAATTACAACACTTGGTTTGATAATCTACCAACGCCTGAATTTAAAAAAGAGCTTTGGCAACGTTTAAGCCATGCCTGACATAAAAATTCAACGTTTTACTCCTGACAGTCGCTCTTATCAAATCGAGCGGCTAGCTCACGCGCACCCATGGAGCTTATCGGTTTTTTGCCAAAGTCATGGGCCAGCTTACTATAATAGACAGTTAGTCGTTAACGAAGAGACCGTCGGTTATATTATTTGCCAGCAGGTACTGGACGAACTCACCATTTTTAATATCGCTATTGATCCAAAGCACCAGGGGCAAGGTTTTTCGCATTACTTAATGCAGGACACCTTAAACTATGCGGCAAACAACGGTATGTTGGTCTTCCTTGAAGTACGAGAATCTAATACTCCGGCCATTAGCTTATATCAAACGTATGGGTTTAGAGAGCTGGCCAAAAGACCTGACTATTATAAAACCCTTAACGGTTACGAAGACGCTTTAGTCATGAAGTGGCAAAGCGAACAGAATTAGGAGAAGTTTATGCCGTCGGAAAATCATGCACAGGCTTTACAGGTATTATCGTATGTCGATTTAACGTCTTTGAACAATGACGATGATAAGACCGCTATTGAGTCACTTTGCAGTAAGGTTTCTATTGGTCACCAGTCGGTAGCCGCTATTTGTGTTTTTCCGGAATGGGTGGCGACAGCGAAAACTTACTTCGAAGAGCAGAGCCTCAACATTCCTATCGCAACCGTCACTAACTTTCCGGACGGAAGTACAAATATTGAGAGAGCTGTCTCGGAAACTGAGCGAGCTATTGCGGCAGGGGCACACGAAATTGATGTTGTCTTGCCATATAGAGCGCTGTTAAATGGCGATGAGAGCACGCCAGCTGAATTAGTACGTGAGTGCAAGGACGTTTGTGGCGATGAAGTGGCACTAAAAGTCATTGTTGAATCGGGTGAGCTTAAAACGCAGGATGCCATTGTGGCGGCAAGTGAGATAGCTATTGCCAATGGCGCTGATTTTATCAAAACCTCAACAGGCAAAGTGGAAACGAACGCGACGTTATCAGCGGCTCAAACGATGCTGGGCGTTATTAAAGCGAGCGGTACGGACTGTGGTTTCAAAGCGGCTGGAGGTATACGCACTGTAGAAGAAGCTATGCAGTATATTAATCTGGCTGAAGAAATTTTCGGGAAAGACTGGGTAACGCCGGGGCATTTCCGAATTGGCGCAAGCAGCCTACTGAAGGATATCCAAGCGATTGTGGATAACCACTAGCCATGTATTTGCCGCAAGATAGTATTCGAAAAAAGCGTGATGCTCTTCAATTGACTGAGTGGGAGATTCATCAGTTCGTTAACGGCATTTGCGACGATAGCGTTAGTGAAGGGCAAATCGCTGCACTGGCAATGGCTATTTATTTTAATGGCATGAATGCTGATGAAACATTGAACCTGACTAAGGCTATGCGAGACTCAGGAGATGTTCTGAGTTGGCCGAGGTCAGAGTTTGATGGTCCTATTTTGGATAAGCATTCGACAGGCGGCATTGGTGACGTTGTCAGCTTAATGTTGGGACCTATTATTGCTGCTTGCGGCGGTTATGTGCCGATGATTTCAGGGCGTGGTTTAGGACACACCGGCGGCACTTTAGACAAACTCGATTCGATTCCAGGCTATCAATCGACACCGGATAATGACACGTTTAAAAACGTCGTGAAGAAAGCCGGCGTCGCCATTATCGGACAAACCGGTAACTTGGCGCCAGCCGACAGGCGATTTTATGCTACCCGGGATATAACGGCCACCGTTGAGTCGATTCCGCTGATTACCGCTTCCATTTTGTCAAAGAAGCTATCTGAAGGTCTTGACGGGTTGGTCATGGACGTAAAGTCGGGCAACGGTGCTTTCATGCCAAGTCATGCGCAATCGCTGGAGCTGGCCAGGAAAATTGTCAGTGTCGGCGGACAGCTCGGTGTATCGACATCCGCTTTGGTGACCGATATGAATGAACCTTTAGCATCGACGGCAGGTAATGCGCTGGAAGTGAAACTGGCGGTTGATTATTTAACTGGGCGGCACCGAGATGCGCGGCTTCATGAAGTCACTCTGGCGTTGGCTGCTGAGTCACTGTTGTCCGGAGGGCTAGCAAAAAGCCAGGACGACGCAAAACACAGAGCCATTAAAGCGTTGGATACAGGCTCTGCAGCTGAGCGATTCGCTGAAATGGTGCGGTTACTCAACGGTCCCGCAGACTTTATCGAGCGACCCGAACATTACTTATCTGAGGCAAAAATCATAGAGCCTGTTTATGCTCCTGATAAGCACTTGGACATGTACTTAAGTGAGTATGATACGAGGTCGATAGGCATGGCGGTAGTGCAGTTAGGAGGTGGTCGTCGTAAAGCGGATGACAAATTAGACTTAAGTGTTGGTATTAAGCATATTATTCCTCTGGGAACTCAGTTAAGTAAAGGGCAGCCGGTAGCCTGGATTTGTGGTAATGACAGACGCAAAGTCGACATAGCTAGAGAGATGTTTTTATCCGCTATGACATTTACTGAAACTGCACCGGCGCCGAACCCAGTAATTTACGAACGGCTGACAAGGTAACCTTTATGGCCAGATCAATCGTGATTGTTTTAGATTCTTTAGGTATCGGAGCGGCTCCTGACGCTGACAAGTTTGGCGACCTTGGAGCAGATACATTTGGTCATATCGCTGAAAAACGTAAGCAATCAGGCGCCGCATTCAATATACCGAACCTGCTTAAGTTAGGGCTTGGTGAGGCTCACCGAGGCGCTGTTGGGCAATACGCAGATGGTATTCATGAATGTGAAACCGAAGGCGCATTTGCGTGGGCGGCAGAGGTGTCATCCGGTAAAGATACGCCGTCAGGTCATTGGGAATTGATGGGCGTACCGGTCCACTTTGACTGGGGATACTTCACTGATAAAGAGAACAGCTTTCCAAAAGACTTACTGCAAAATATTCAAGAGCAATCGGGTATACCGGACATTTTGGGCAACTGTCATGCCTCTGGCACTGAGATTATTCAGCGGCTTGGTCAAAAGCATATTGAAACTGGCGCTCCCATATTTTACACCTCTGCAGACTCCGTGTTTCAAATAGCCGCACACGAAGAGCATTTTGGCCTTGAGCGCCTTTATAAACTGTGTGAGCAAGTGCGAGAGTTGCTGGACGATTATAATATTGGCCGTGTTATAGCGCGGCCGTTTGTCGGGGAAACGCCCGATAATTTTGTCAGAACGGCTAATCGTAAAGATTATTCGGTGTTGCCTCCTAAGCCGACGGTATTGAACAAATTAGAAAGTGCCGGGGGACAGGTCATTGGCATTGGTAAAATTTCAGATATCTTTGCGCATAGTGGTATCAGTCAGTCGTTTAAAGGAAAAGACTTATCTGAGTTAATGGACGAAACGTTAAAAGCAATGGACACCGCGGATGACAACACCCTTATTTTCACCAATTTAGTTGACTTTGACACACTGTATGGGCACAGGCGAAACGCAGAAGGGTATGCGCAAGAGCTTGAACATTTTGACCAATGGTTACCGAAAGTCATCAGCGCAATGAAAGAAGATGACTTGCTTGTGCTAACGGCTGATCATGGCTGCGACCCAACTTGGCCGGGTAGCGACCATACGCGAGAATACGTTCCATTGTTGCTATCGGGGAGCAAGGTCGTGCCAAAGAATCATGGCGAACGACAAAGCTTTGCCGATTTAGGTCAAACACTCTGCCGCTGGTTTCGGTTATCGCCTATGGACGAGGGCACAGCTATCGACATTTAGTCAATACGATAGCGTTTTACATTATCTTCAAGCTGATAAGCGGTATCTGTCAGTTCACGCATATGGTCGCCAGCTTGTTGAGTCCCGCTGGCAGTTTGTTTTGCGATATCAACAATTTTGGTCATGTTTTCGTTTATGGTTTCTGAAACTGAAGTCTGCTCTTCTGCTGCCGTTGCAATTTGAGCATTTTGACTATTAATTGTGTTGACGGCTTCCAGTACCTGAGCCAGCGCCGTTTCGACTTCTGCGGCTTCGGCAACACTGGTTTCACTGCCTTGCTTAATGGCTGACATCACTTCTGAAACCTGTTTGCTGCCACTTTGCAGCTGTTCAATCATACTTTCAATTTCATGAGTGCTGTCTTGCGTGCGTTTAGCCAGCGTCCGAACTTCGTCAGCAACAACCGCGAAGCCACGGCCAGCTTCACCGGCACGGGCCGACTCAATAGCAGCGTTTAAAGCCAGCAAATTGGTTTGCTCAGCAATGGCACGAATAACATCCAGTACCGAACCAATCTCAGCCGAGTGCTCACTAAGCTTTTCAACCTCTGCTGAGCCGTCCTCGACTTTCTCAGCAAGACCATGGATGACATTAACAGCTTTAGTTAACAGGTGGTTGGCTGAGTGCACAAGCTCTTCTGCTTGCTCAGCAGCGCTTGACGCTTCACTTGCGCTGCGGGCAACTTCCTGCGACGCTGTCGCCAGTTCATTAATAGCGGTCGCAACCTGCTCACTTTCCTCCTGTTGTTCGTTAACACCGTTACGAGCTTCAGAGAGCACGCCGTCTAAGCGTTGAGTTGAGTGAGTAACCGATGTCGCCGACGCCCGGATATTGGCTACCATATCGGAGACTTGGTCAGCAAAGTTATTAAAGGCCTGGCCAAGCTCTGACATTTCATCATTGCTGTCGGTATCTAGACGTTGGGTTAGGTCGCCGTCGCCTTTAGCAATTTGATCCATTGCATCTAATGCACGTTTCAATGGTCCTGTAATTCCTTTCACGACAAACAGTGCGAGGGCGGCAATGATAAGCAGCACAATAATGGATGCGATGATGGTGCTTGCGGCTGACTCTGCCAGGGCATCGTCAACGTTACTTTCAATAATTTTTGTTTGCTCTTGTAAGCTGGCGGTCCAGAAGCCGGTACCGATAACCCAGCCCCATTCTGCCAGCATATCGGCATATCCTAATTTGGGGTTCACCTGACCACTGGTGTTTTCCCAGTCGTATTCGACGAAACCTCCGCCACTCTCAGCCGCTTCGATAAGCTCTTGGATGAGAAAAACACCGTTTGGGTCTTGAAAATTGTATAGGTTTTTACCTTCCAGAGACTGATTCACGCCGTGGGCGACGCTTTTCCCTTCGTCATCATAAACAAAGACATAACCGACGTCGCCCGAGTCATCAAAACGCAGCTGTCGCAAAATTTGTTTGGCACGTTCCTGGCGCTCTTGCAAAGAGCCTAAAGAGTCGTTTTTAACTAAATGCTCTATAGAGCTCATCGCCAGTTGCAAATAATTGCGAACCTCTTCACGGGCATCTGTTTCCATTTGCGACTTAAAGTCTGATACAGCGTTTTGGACAACTTGTGTCGATTGCGACAAGTTATACCAGGTCAGAAAAATGGCTATAAGCAGTGGCGGAATGAGCGCTAGAGAGAGTACTTTAGCTTTTATGGTCAGTCTCATTGTTAAGGACCCTTGTTTATGACGTTAACTTGTCTATTTTAGTACACGCTAAACAACTTATCTGTTAGACATTTGTGGAAAGTGTTTAAGGTTGTGTTAGTTATCCTTAATTTGTGTATCGGCGGCAGATAAGCGAAAATAAGCGCTATTCATTATTAATCGAAATTGAGTGCTGTTAATGTCTGACGCAAAGTTACACGAAGAAGTCGAAAAACGACGTACATTCGCCATTATTTCTCACCCGGATGCGGGTAAAACCACGATTACGGAAAAAGTGCTTTTACACGGCCACCAAATTCAGAAAGCCGGTACCGTTAAGGGGAAAAAATCAGGTCAACACGCCAAGTCAGACTGGATGGAAATGGAGCAGGAACGGGGTATATCTGTTACGACCTCCGTCATGCAATTCCCTTATAATGAAGCGTTGGTTAACTTATTAGATACACCAGGACACGCGGATTTCTCTGAGGACACTTACCGAACGTTAACAGCGGTGGACTCTTGTTTAATGGTTATTGATGGCGCAAAAGGTGTTGAAGACAGAACTATTAAGCTGATGGAAGTCACTCGCTTAAGAGATACGCCAATTTTGACTTTCATGAACAAGCTCGACCGTGATATTCGCGATCCTTTAGAGCTGTTGGATGAAGTCGAGGATGTTCTCAAGATTATGTGCGCGCCTATCACCTGGCCAATTGGATCAGGTAAAAACTTTAAAGGCGTTTACCATTTACTGCGTGACGAAGTCATTCTCTATAAAACAGGGCAAGGGCACCGAATTCAGGAAGAAGATATTATAAAAGGTCTAGACAACCCTGAGCTTGATGAACGTCTAGGCGTATGGGCTGAAGAATTGCGGGAACAAATTGAGCTGGTTGAGGGAGCATCAAATTCTTTTGACTTAGAAATGTTCTTAGCAGGCGAGTTAACACCGGTGTTTTTCGGTACCGCACTTGGAAACTTCGGCGTTGATCATATGCTGGATGGGCTTGTTGACTGGGCGCCTAAACCACAATCTCGTGAGACAGATGAGGGTAGCTTTGTCGAGGCTGATAATAAAAACTTTTCAGGATTTATTTTTAAGATCCAGGCGAATATGGATCCGAAGCACCGTGACCGAGTAGCGTTTTTGCGAATTGTGTCGGGTAAATATGAAAAAGGCATGAAAATGCGGCAAGTTCGCACCGGCAAGGATGTTCGAATCAGCGATGCACTGACCTTCCTGGCGGGCGACCGTTCGCATGTTGAAGAGGCTTTCCCTGGCGATATTATTGGTCTGCATAACCACGGTACTATCCAAATAGGCGACACCTTCACAGCCGGTGAGGAGTTTAAATTTAGTGGTATTCCAAACTTTGCACCGGAGCTATTCCGTCGCATTCGCTTGAAAGATCCTCTTAAGCAAAAGCAACTGCTAAAAGGCTTGGTTCAGCTATCAGAGGAAGGTGCTGTGCAGGTATTTCGGCCGCTTATCAGTAATGACCTTATTGTTGGAGCGGTAGGTGTGCTGCAGTTTGATGTTGTGGTTCATCGTTTGAAAACCGAATACAAAGTGGAAGCCATTTACGAAAACATTAATGTCGCTACAGCACGTTGGGTTATGTCGAAAGACGAGAAAAAGCTGGATGAATTCCGTCGAAAAGCAGAATCGAATTTGGCGCTAGATGGCGGTGATAACTTAACCTACATAGCGCCGACTATGGTGAACTTAAGTTTGGCTGAAGAGCGCTACCCTGATATCACCTTTACCCATACACGCGAGCACTGATAGCTATTATGCGGCTCTTTGATACGCACTGTCACCTCGATTTTGATGCCTTTGATAAGGATAGAGAGGCGGTGCTGGAAAGAGCCAGTGAAGCTGGCGTAAAGCGATTTATGGTGCCTGGGGTGACACGAAACCAGTGGGAGAAACTGTCATCTTTAGCAAGTAAGAACACTAGTTGGTCTTATGCACTGGGTTTGCATCCCTGGTTTATTGAAGAGCACGACATCAGCGATATCGAAGTGCTGGAGAGGACGCTGGAGCAGAAAAAGGGGCAGGTAAAAGCGGTAGGAGAAATTGGTCTTGATAAAACCTGCCCGGACTATGACAAGCAACATACGCTTTTCATTCGTCAGCTTGAGCTGGCAAAGCAGTTGAAACTACCGGTTATTATTCACCACCGTAAAACGCTCGACCGTACTCATGCCGATATTAAGAAGTACGGGCCTGAGCGAGGTGTTATTCATGCGTTTAGCGGCAGCCATCAACAGGCGATGAAGTTTGTTGAGCAAGGCTATAAGCTCGGTGTGGGGGGAGTGATCACTTACGACCGTGCACAAAAAACTAGGCAGGCTATCCAAGAAGTACCGATAGAAAGCCTGGTACTCGAAACCGATTCACCCGATATGCCGCTGTCCGGGTATCAAGGACAGAGAAATGAGCCTTATCGAGTGGCCCTTGTATTAGAAGCTTTAGCTGAATTAAAAAGCACTGATAAGGAAGCGCTGGCGTCACAGTTATGGCAGAACAGTGTCGAGCTGTTTAGCTAAAGCTAATATCGAAAGTAGTGCCTATTTCTGCCAGTAACGGTCTCGTATTCGGTTAAAACCCAGCATAATAAACACGCCCGCTAGCATGGCGAGCAACAGCAGTACTTTGCCTTGCTGCATTAGGCCGTCGTGCGCTTGTCTGCTTTGGGCTAACAAAGTGCTTTTATCAAATACTACCTGGATATAGCCACTGATATGTTGCTCTTCGTTGATTTCTTCGATCAGTATCCAGGGATCCGCCTTTAAACTGGTTGCCGGCCAGTCGATGATAGATGTCGCCGCCCCTGATGTGACCATGTCTTCACCAAAGCGATCGCGAATAACCGCAGACAACACATGTGGCTGGCTGGTTACATAGTCAACCAATTGCTGCAATTTGTCGGTTTCTCGTTGTTCAACCCAATGATGTGCTTCGTGCTCAACTTGCTGCATTAGCAGTTCGGTAATTGATTGGGTTTGGTTAAAAAGTTGCTGCTGTGACTGAACACTGGCAATATTCCAGACGTTAATAATAATAAATAGCAAACCTGCCGCAGCACCCAGTCGCAAAGCGCGTTTGGTCGCAATGTGCATAAAAGCGCGAGTTGTATCCTTCAACAACCAGCTTTTAAGTGGTTGCCAGAGATTATTTTGTTGAGTACGCATAGCACAGATTCAGGAGTTTTTGATTCATGAAGTATCCGTCTGGTTTAATCGTTTTCGATATGGATTCTACCCTAATTGGTATTGAGTGTATCGATGAAATTGCTCGACTCAATGATTGTTATACTAAAGTTGCAGGCATAACAAAAGCGGCGATGGAAGGAAAACTGGATTTCAGTGAGTCGTTACGCCAGAGGGTGGCTTGTCTTAAGGGCGTTAGTGAGTCGTCACTTCAGGCGCTATTTAACCCTATTCCTTTGCATCCAGGAGCAAAAGAATTGTTCTCCACCTTAAAAGAAAAAGGATGGCAGCGTGCAATTGTTTCAGGAGGCTTCACTTGGTTTGCCGACAGGCTGGCTGTTGAACTTCAGGCGGATGCCGTTATTGCGAATCAACTAGAAGTGAGTGACGGGCTTCTCACAGGACGGGTTTTGGGTGATATAGTCGATGCCCGCATCAAAGCCAGCTCCCTGCAGGACTTAGCAAACAAGTGGAATATTCCGATGTCTAAAACGGTCGCTGTCGGTGACGGAGCCAACGATGCTATGATGCTTGAACGGGCTGCCGTGGGTATTGCTTATCAGGCTAAACCGTCATTAAAACGTATCGCGGATTATTGTATTGATGAACCTGACTTGCGCCAGGTTCTTTTCTGTTTAGAGAGTTCAAAGCTTATCTAACCATGAAACCAGCCGCTCTTCTTGTTCGTTAATGGAAGCCGAATCCGGCAGTGTGAAGCTGAGTAAGCTGGACGTGACATCGATAGTTTCGGCAACGCCGAAAATTTTCCATAGTTCTTCTTCTAAGTCTTCCGCTTTGTAGGCCGCGTAGTAGCTCATATACGCGAGTTCTGCCTGAATAAATTGGATATCCGGCTTGCCGGCTCTTGATAAATTGATAGCAATAGCGCGAAAGACCGAGTTCGGCAAACATTGATCAATAAAGCCATGGATATCGTCGGTAGCGTGAGTTTCACACCATTGAGTTTGAACAATGTACTCTCCATTTTGACGATAAAGCCTAATAAGGAGCAGAAGTGACTCCGGAAACGCATCACGCTTCATGGACTTGAGTTTGGGCTCAAACACCTCAGTTACTGAATTTCCTCGTAACAGTGGTTGTAAGTTAATAATAGTGTCGCGGCTACCGGGTAAACGCTTCAGAATACTTAACCAACCGGAGGTCCATGAAGAAACGCCAACCCGGCGAGTTGAGAGTGCTTTTTGTTTTGAGCGATTAAAAAACACCGGTACCGCTGCTGGCGCATAACAATATAAATTTCTTAAACATAACGGCAGACCGTTAACGGATGTGTTTTCGACTTGTAGCTTTAAGACATCTCGTTGCTCACGTATCAGAAAGCGAATAAAGTCAGACCCCCGGTGAGGCTCCGCGGTTGTATCCGCTTTTAGCCGTAATGTCGTTCCTGCGCGGTCGGTTGATGCGACAAGGTAAGGCAGCTCGCTGAGTTTGGCTTTTTTATACGTTTTTAAAAAGCCGGTCATAGAGATATAGACGGTATCGCCTGCAGAGATACTGGCTGGGGTATCCATTTGTACCTGTAAGCCACTTATTGAGAGATCGATAATCATCGCATCTCTGACAAACTTACCGGCTTTCACGCGGCAACGGCTGCGGTAGTTAAAGCGCCGTTCTTTGCGCAGGTTAACGAACTCTAAACGCGCTTCTTTGGTTCTTAACGGTACCGCAGGCGGATGTGCAAAGGCCTTTAAAGAAGGAAGTTGTGACTTATTAACTTCTCCAACAGTTAAATCATTAACGTAAGCGGTAACATCGGAAACCGCCGCCAGGTATTTCAGCGGCTTAACTGCCTGCTTTACCTCAACTGAAGGAGGATTGATACGAAAAGGGACTTTTATATGCTCCGGAACCGCTTGTGGTTGCCAGGCCAGCTCACTATTGCAAGAACGAACGTCAACCTGAAACACTCGCCAGGAAGCTTTTTGACGACCAAAGGCAATATAGGTATCCCAAAGCCCGGCTCGCTTTAACTCATCGACGGTGGCTGAATAGTGATAGATTTTGCCTCGCGCTGTTATCGAAAAGCTCAAAATAATCAGCTGTGCTGTACCGGCTGACTCTAACTGTTCGAAAATCTGCTGACTGCGCCGGACATTAAATATTGAACCGAAACTAATTTGATTGAGCTCATTTAACCAAGTATCTAAAACAAAACGATTATTGTCTGTCGTTAACACATAGTCCGCAATGAGCCGTTTGTTTGCTTCTGAAAAGTAAACCGGTAATTGCCGCGTTCTCGGTAAGAAAAACTGCTCGTACCCTTTATTAATGACACTGTCATAGGTGTTATCAATATTAACGCGATAACGTTTTTTGTAGCCATTAATGAAACGCTGGAAGAAACGGTCAAGTTCGTCGGAGCGAAACTCTGACGCTCGATTTAAATTAATGTACTGCTTTCCGTCAACTTGCTGTACGCCAACGACGACATAGGGAATGCGCATTTCAGGGTCGACTGTGAACTCTTTGGCTAAGCCGACAAAGGACAGCTCTAGTTGATCTTGCGTCTTAATGTCTCGTGGTTCGTCCAGCCGTATGCGCATACCGGTAATGGATATGTCGGCGGTA comes from Idiomarina sp. X4 and encodes:
- a CDS encoding PilZ domain-containing protein codes for the protein MPNSYFDQLIEQLKPVIYDSDFDAIFQTLTKDLDGPTRFKLKMELNRLAAPCRRTVDLRNQIDDECFPYEHQGRRHQLDSVAIEIFEKGLETYKGVFTQDTFEQILDADNQLRRAQEEERAYAQSLASQNAEPVSGQSPFRDESNEPYSYLAETFHFGRYPYRSEERMNFTIDVLLTDADEQQFKGVTADISITGMRIRLDEPRDIKTQDQLELSFVGLAKEFTVDPEMRIPYVVVGVQQVDGKQYINLNRASEFRSDELDRFFQRFINGYKKRYRVNIDNTYDSVINKGYEQFFLPRTRQLPVYFSEANKRLIADYVLTTDNNRFVLDTWLNELNQISFGSIFNVRRSQQIFEQLESAGTAQLIILSFSITARGKIYHYSATVDELKRAGLWDTYIAFGRQKASWRVFQVDVRSCNSELAWQPQAVPEHIKVPFRINPPSVEVKQAVKPLKYLAAVSDVTAYVNDLTVGEVNKSQLPSLKAFAHPPAVPLRTKEARLEFVNLRKERRFNYRSRCRVKAGKFVRDAMIIDLSISGLQVQMDTPASISAGDTVYISMTGFLKTYKKAKLSELPYLVASTDRAGTTLRLKADTTAEPHRGSDFIRFLIREQRDVLKLQVENTSVNGLPLCLRNLYCYAPAAVPVFFNRSKQKALSTRRVGVSSWTSGWLSILKRLPGSRDTIINLQPLLRGNSVTEVFEPKLKSMKRDAFPESLLLLIRLYRQNGEYIVQTQWCETHATDDIHGFIDQCLPNSVFRAIAINLSRAGKPDIQFIQAELAYMSYYAAYKAEDLEEELWKIFGVAETIDVTSSLLSFTLPDSASINEQEERLVSWLDKL